One Bacillus sp. FJAT-52991 genomic region harbors:
- the rny gene encoding ribonuclease Y: MDAITIISILLGLIVGVVVGYFVRKSIAESKIAGAKDAAEQIIDDANREAEALKKEALLEAKDEIHKLRTDTELELRERRNELQKQENRLLQKEENLDRKDEQLDKREAQLEKKEEALTERQQHIEEMDSKVEEMVKVQKAELERISSLTRDEARAIILERVEQELAHDIAVMTKEQENRAKEEADKKAKDILSLAIQRCAADHVAETTVSVVNLPNDEMKGRIIGREGRNIRTLETLTGIDLIIDDTPEAVILSGFDPIRRETARIALEKLVQDGRIHPARIEEMVDKARREVDEYIREMGEQTTFEVGIHGLHPDLIKILGRLKFRTSYGQNVLKHSMEVAFLTGLMAAELGEDEVLARRAGLLHDIGKAVDHEVEGSHVEIGVELATKYKEHPIVINSIASHHGDTEPTSIIAVLVAAADALSAARPGARSETLENYIRRLEKLEEISESYDGVEKSFAIQAGREVRIMVKPDQIDDLHAHRLARDIRKRIEGELDYPGHIKVTVIRETRAVEYAK, encoded by the coding sequence ATGGATGCTATTACAATCATCTCCATTTTGCTTGGCCTAATCGTTGGTGTAGTTGTTGGCTATTTTGTTAGGAAATCCATTGCAGAGTCTAAAATTGCAGGGGCAAAGGATGCGGCAGAACAAATTATTGATGATGCCAACCGAGAAGCAGAAGCGTTGAAAAAAGAAGCCCTGCTTGAAGCAAAGGATGAAATTCATAAACTTCGTACAGATACTGAATTAGAGCTTCGTGAACGAAGAAACGAATTGCAAAAACAAGAGAATCGTTTATTACAGAAAGAAGAGAACCTTGATCGTAAAGATGAGCAATTGGATAAACGTGAGGCTCAACTTGAGAAGAAAGAGGAAGCTCTAACTGAGAGACAACAACATATTGAAGAGATGGACAGCAAAGTGGAAGAGATGGTGAAAGTACAGAAAGCTGAACTGGAACGAATCTCAAGTCTCACTCGTGATGAAGCTCGTGCGATCATTTTAGAACGTGTCGAACAAGAACTTGCACATGATATCGCTGTGATGACAAAAGAGCAAGAGAATCGCGCGAAAGAAGAGGCCGACAAAAAGGCAAAAGATATTCTTTCTCTCGCTATTCAGCGCTGTGCAGCAGACCATGTGGCAGAAACAACAGTTTCAGTTGTGAACTTGCCAAATGATGAAATGAAAGGTCGTATCATTGGTCGTGAAGGACGAAATATTCGAACGCTTGAAACGCTTACAGGTATTGATTTAATTATCGATGATACGCCAGAAGCGGTGATTCTCTCAGGCTTTGATCCAATTCGTCGTGAAACGGCTCGAATTGCGCTTGAGAAGCTTGTGCAAGATGGACGAATCCATCCAGCGCGTATTGAGGAAATGGTTGATAAAGCTAGAAGAGAAGTGGATGAATACATCCGCGAAATGGGTGAACAAACTACATTTGAAGTTGGTATTCATGGACTTCACCCTGATTTAATTAAGATATTAGGACGTTTGAAATTCCGTACGAGTTACGGTCAGAATGTGTTAAAGCATTCGATGGAAGTTGCTTTTCTTACAGGGCTTATGGCTGCTGAGCTTGGCGAAGATGAAGTCCTTGCTCGTCGTGCTGGACTACTTCATGATATCGGGAAAGCAGTAGATCACGAAGTAGAAGGAAGTCATGTTGAAATAGGCGTGGAGCTTGCGACGAAATATAAAGAACACCCGATTGTCATTAATAGTATTGCGTCGCATCATGGAGATACGGAACCGACGTCCATTATTGCTGTTCTTGTGGCCGCGGCAGATGCTCTGTCTGCTGCCAGACCAGGTGCCCGTAGTGAAACGCTTGAAAACTATATACGACGTCTTGAGAAACTGGAAGAAATTTCAGAGTCCTATGACGGAGTAGAGAAATCATTTGCGATTCAGGCGGGACGCGAAGTGCGTATTATGGTGAAACCTGATCAAATTGATGATCTTCACGCTCATCGATTGGCGCGCGACATTAGAAAACGGATTGAAGGGGAACTGGATTATCCAGGCCATATTAAAGTGACAGTGATAAGAGAAACACGAGCTGTGGAATATGCGAAATAA
- the miaB gene encoding tRNA (N6-isopentenyl adenosine(37)-C2)-methylthiotransferase MiaB encodes MNEEQRKHGQQVNENNPTDKKSEKDYSKYFEAVYQPPSLKDAKKRGKEDIKYHNDFKIDERFRGMGEGRKFYIRTYGCQMNEHDTEVMAGIFLALGYEATDAVDDANIVLLNTCAIRENAENKVFGELGHFKALKQERPDLLLGVCGCMSQEESVVNKILKTYQHVDMIFGTHNIHRLPQILDEAYKSKEMVVEVWSKEGDVIENLPKVRRGNIKAWVNIMYGCDKFCTYCIVPYTRGKERSRRPEEIIQEVRHLAAQGYQEITLLGQNVNAYGKDFEDIKYGLGDLMDEIRKIDIPRVRFTTSHPRDFDDHLIEVLAKKGNLMDHIHLPVQSGSSEVLKIMARKYNREQFLELVRKIKVAIPDVALTTDIIVGYPNETEEQFEETLSLYREVGFESAYTFIYSPREGTPAAKMKDNVPMKVKKERLQRLNAVVNELSAEAMKPYKGQIVEVLVEGESKNNPDILAGYTNKSKLVNFKGPKTAIGKIVKVKIAEAKTWSLNGEMVEEHTMAEVN; translated from the coding sequence ATGAATGAAGAACAACGCAAGCATGGACAACAAGTGAATGAAAATAATCCAACGGACAAAAAATCCGAAAAGGATTATAGTAAATATTTTGAAGCAGTGTATCAGCCGCCATCCTTAAAAGATGCCAAAAAGCGTGGAAAAGAAGACATTAAATATCATAACGATTTCAAAATTGATGAGAGATTTCGAGGAATGGGCGAAGGGCGCAAATTCTATATTCGCACATATGGATGCCAAATGAATGAGCATGACACAGAAGTAATGGCTGGTATCTTTTTAGCGTTAGGCTATGAAGCCACTGATGCTGTCGACGATGCGAATATCGTTTTATTAAATACATGTGCGATTCGTGAAAATGCCGAAAATAAAGTATTTGGTGAATTGGGTCATTTTAAAGCCTTAAAGCAAGAGCGACCAGATTTATTGTTAGGTGTTTGCGGATGTATGTCCCAAGAGGAATCTGTTGTCAATAAAATCCTAAAAACGTATCAACATGTCGATATGATCTTTGGTACTCATAATATTCATCGTTTGCCACAAATTTTAGATGAAGCCTATAAATCTAAAGAAATGGTTGTTGAAGTGTGGTCTAAAGAGGGAGATGTCATTGAAAATCTTCCGAAAGTGCGTCGAGGCAATATTAAAGCTTGGGTTAATATTATGTACGGCTGTGATAAATTTTGTACGTATTGTATCGTCCCGTACACACGCGGCAAAGAAAGAAGTCGTCGCCCGGAAGAGATTATTCAAGAAGTGCGTCATTTAGCCGCTCAAGGTTATCAAGAAATTACGTTACTTGGTCAAAATGTGAACGCGTATGGCAAAGACTTTGAAGATATCAAATACGGATTAGGCGATTTAATGGATGAAATCCGCAAAATTGATATTCCGCGTGTTCGTTTTACAACGAGCCATCCGCGTGACTTCGATGATCATTTAATTGAAGTATTAGCGAAGAAAGGCAATTTAATGGATCACATTCATTTGCCAGTGCAGTCAGGTTCTTCTGAAGTGTTGAAGATTATGGCACGTAAATACAATCGTGAGCAGTTCCTAGAGCTTGTTCGTAAAATTAAAGTCGCGATTCCAGATGTTGCATTAACAACGGATATTATTGTCGGCTATCCAAATGAAACGGAAGAACAATTTGAAGAAACGTTATCTCTTTATAGAGAAGTAGGTTTTGAATCGGCGTATACATTTATCTACTCTCCACGAGAAGGAACGCCAGCAGCAAAAATGAAAGACAATGTTCCAATGAAAGTGAAGAAAGAGCGTCTACAACGATTAAATGCGGTAGTGAACGAGTTATCAGCTGAAGCAATGAAACCATATAAAGGTCAAATTGTTGAAGTATTAGTAGAAGGTGAGAGTAAGAACAATCCTGATATTCTAGCTGGTTATACAAATAAAAGTAAACTTGTGAACTTTAAAGGGCCTAAAACAGCGATCGGAAAAATTGTTAAAGTAAAGATTGCAGAAGCAAAAACATGGTCCTTAAATGGTGAAATGGTAGAAGAACATACAATGGCAGAGGTGAACTAA
- a CDS encoding dipeptidase — MIFDAHCDVLYRLQTETGLSFQQSQGLHITYDQLKKAGGKVQCFAIFISSTLKPSERFRAALEQIDLFYEKIVKPHPDIKVVKSRKDIFDLLKGEIGVVLTLEGCEAIEEDPLKLNILYHLGVRSVGLTWNNANAAADGALEKRGAGLTAFGIQVVEQLNHLGIWTDVSHLCERAFWDVVDVAHFPIASHSNCYQLCPHPRNLKDEQLKAIIQKDGVIGLTFVPFFVKKEGKATVVDLLKHVEYLCELGGEDHLGFGSDFDGIDETISGLDCYQAYEQWGELLNKYYSSLQTDKFLYYNFARRFPN, encoded by the coding sequence ATGATTTTTGATGCTCATTGTGATGTTCTATATCGACTTCAAACTGAAACGGGTCTAAGTTTTCAACAAAGTCAAGGTCTGCATATTACGTATGACCAGTTAAAGAAAGCGGGAGGCAAAGTGCAATGCTTTGCTATTTTCATCTCTTCTACATTAAAGCCATCTGAACGATTTCGAGCAGCGCTAGAGCAAATTGATTTATTCTATGAGAAAATTGTGAAGCCTCATCCTGATATAAAAGTAGTCAAATCAAGGAAAGATATATTTGATTTGCTGAAAGGAGAAATTGGAGTAGTATTAACGCTTGAAGGCTGTGAGGCCATTGAAGAAGACCCTCTGAAGTTAAATATTCTCTACCATCTTGGTGTTCGCTCGGTTGGATTAACTTGGAACAATGCCAATGCTGCAGCAGATGGAGCCTTGGAAAAGAGAGGAGCTGGCCTGACAGCTTTTGGCATCCAAGTTGTTGAACAACTAAATCATTTGGGGATATGGACAGATGTTTCCCACTTATGTGAGCGAGCTTTTTGGGATGTGGTAGATGTGGCTCACTTCCCGATTGCTAGTCATTCTAATTGTTATCAGCTTTGTCCTCATCCAAGAAATTTAAAGGATGAACAACTTAAGGCAATCATCCAAAAAGATGGTGTCATCGGTTTGACATTTGTTCCTTTCTTTGTGAAGAAGGAAGGAAAAGCCACCGTAGTTGATTTATTAAAACATGTAGAATATCTATGTGAGCTTGGAGGAGAAGACCATCTTGGATTTGGATCAGATTTTGATGGGATTGATGAAACAATTTCGGGATTAGATTGTTATCAAGCGTATGAACAATGGGGTGAATTACTGAATAAATATTATTCATCCCTTCAAACAGACAAATTTCTTTATTATAATTTCGCGCGTCGGTTTCCAAACTAA
- a CDS encoding 2-oxoacid:ferredoxin oxidoreductase subunit beta, with translation MATFKDFRNNVKPNWCPGCGDFSVQAAIQRAAANVGLTPEKLAVISGIGCSGRISGYINSYGLHGIHGRALPIAQGVKMANKDLTVIASGGDGDGFAIGMGHTIHAMRRNIDLTYVVMDNQIYGLTKGQTSPRSAEGFKTKSTPQGAIESALSPMELAITSGATFVAQSFSTDLKELTAIIEAGIEHKGFSIINVFSPCVTYNKINTYDWFKEHLTKLSTIEEYDSSNRELAMNTLMKHDSLVTGIIYQNKEKPSYQQLVYGYSDEPLTAQDLKLEDAHFNKLVKEFM, from the coding sequence ATGGCGACGTTTAAAGATTTTCGAAATAATGTCAAACCTAACTGGTGCCCTGGTTGCGGTGACTTTTCCGTGCAAGCGGCGATTCAGCGTGCGGCGGCAAATGTCGGTTTAACACCTGAAAAGCTTGCGGTCATTTCTGGAATTGGTTGTTCTGGTCGTATTTCCGGGTATATTAATTCCTACGGGCTCCATGGTATTCACGGACGCGCTCTTCCGATTGCCCAAGGAGTAAAAATGGCGAATAAAGATTTAACAGTCATCGCTTCAGGTGGAGATGGTGACGGCTTTGCCATTGGCATGGGACACACCATTCATGCGATGCGCCGTAATATTGATTTAACTTATGTTGTCATGGATAATCAAATTTATGGATTAACAAAAGGGCAAACATCTCCGCGCTCTGCTGAAGGTTTTAAAACAAAATCTACTCCACAAGGGGCGATTGAAAGTGCGCTCTCACCGATGGAGTTAGCTATCACTAGCGGTGCTACCTTTGTTGCTCAAAGCTTTTCAACCGATTTAAAAGAATTAACAGCGATCATTGAGGCAGGGATTGAGCATAAAGGATTCTCTATTATTAATGTATTCAGTCCATGCGTCACTTATAATAAAATTAATACGTATGACTGGTTTAAAGAACATTTAACGAAATTATCGACGATTGAAGAGTATGATTCGTCTAATCGTGAGTTAGCGATGAACACGTTAATGAAGCATGACAGTCTTGTAACGGGGATTATTTATCAAAACAAAGAAAAACCATCCTATCAACAACTTGTGTATGGTTATTCTGATGAACCGTTAACTGCCCAAGACTTGAAATTAGAAGATGCTCACTTTAACAAGCTTGTGAAAGAGTTTATGTAA
- a CDS encoding 2-oxoacid:acceptor oxidoreductase subunit alpha has protein sequence MIEQLSWKVGGQQGEGIESTGEIFSMALNRLGYFLYGYRHFSSRIKGGHTNNKIRVSTTPVRAVADDLDILVAFDQETIDVNCKELHDKGMILADSKFNPVKPEDTNAELYVVPFTEMATELGTSLMKNMVAVGATCAVINLDVQVFTGVVQEIFGRKGEAVVQKNMEAIQAGYRYMLDQLNGKEGALELKEADGKQRMFMIGNDAIALGALAGGVRLMAAYPITPASEIMEYLIEKLPEVGGTVIQTEDEIAAATMAIGANYGGIRSFTASAGPGLSLMMEAIGLAGMTETPLVVVDTQRGGPSTGLPTKQEQSDLMAMIYGTHGEIPKIVLAPSTVEEAFFDTVEAFNLAEEYQCPVIILSDLQLSLGKQTVEPLDYSKVEIRRGKLIQEELPETEEKTYFKRYEVTEDGVSPRVIPGMKHGIHHVTGVEHDETGKPSESPSNRQAQMDKRMRKLNHMQFKTPVYKNAKHDQSDVLLIGFNSTRGAIEEAIDRLEQEGMKVNHAQIRLIHPFPTEEILPLIESTKHVLVVENNATGQLANIIKMNVGYPQKIKSLCKYDGNPFQPHHIYTSSKELF, from the coding sequence ATGATAGAGCAGCTTTCTTGGAAAGTTGGAGGACAGCAAGGTGAAGGGATTGAAAGTACAGGAGAGATTTTCTCTATGGCTTTGAATCGCTTAGGCTATTTTTTATATGGGTATCGTCATTTTTCATCAAGGATTAAAGGTGGACATACGAATAATAAAATTCGCGTAAGTACGACGCCTGTTCGTGCTGTAGCGGATGATCTTGATATATTGGTGGCATTTGATCAGGAGACGATTGATGTAAACTGTAAGGAATTACACGATAAAGGCATGATTCTTGCAGATTCGAAATTTAATCCTGTCAAGCCAGAGGATACAAATGCTGAGCTGTATGTTGTGCCATTTACGGAAATGGCAACTGAACTTGGAACATCGCTAATGAAAAACATGGTTGCTGTAGGAGCTACTTGTGCGGTTATCAATCTTGATGTTCAAGTATTCACAGGTGTCGTTCAGGAGATTTTTGGACGTAAAGGCGAAGCGGTTGTTCAAAAAAATATGGAAGCTATTCAAGCAGGCTATCGTTATATGCTTGATCAGCTAAATGGCAAAGAAGGAGCGCTGGAGCTTAAAGAAGCTGATGGCAAACAGCGGATGTTTATGATCGGTAACGATGCGATCGCTCTTGGGGCGCTCGCAGGCGGCGTTCGTTTAATGGCTGCTTATCCGATTACACCGGCTTCTGAAATTATGGAGTATTTAATTGAAAAATTACCAGAAGTCGGCGGGACGGTCATTCAAACGGAAGATGAAATCGCAGCAGCAACGATGGCAATCGGTGCGAACTATGGAGGAATTCGTTCATTCACAGCTTCTGCCGGCCCGGGCCTTTCATTAATGATGGAGGCGATCGGCCTTGCAGGAATGACGGAAACACCGCTTGTTGTAGTTGATACACAACGTGGAGGACCATCAACGGGATTACCGACGAAACAGGAACAATCAGATTTGATGGCGATGATTTATGGAACACATGGGGAAATTCCAAAGATTGTCCTTGCACCAAGTACGGTGGAAGAAGCCTTTTTTGATACAGTTGAGGCTTTTAACTTGGCAGAGGAGTACCAATGCCCGGTCATTATCTTGTCTGATTTGCAATTGTCATTAGGAAAACAAACGGTCGAGCCGCTTGATTATAGCAAAGTGGAAATTCGTCGCGGAAAGCTGATTCAAGAAGAACTACCTGAAACAGAAGAGAAAACGTATTTTAAACGCTATGAAGTGACAGAAGATGGTGTCTCTCCTCGTGTGATTCCTGGAATGAAGCATGGTATTCATCATGTGACAGGTGTTGAGCATGATGAAACAGGTAAACCGTCTGAGTCTCCGTCTAATCGCCAAGCACAAATGGATAAGCGCATGCGAAAATTGAATCATATGCAGTTTAAAACACCAGTCTATAAAAATGCTAAGCATGACCAATCTGATGTATTGTTAATTGGATTTAACTCTACTCGAGGTGCGATTGAGGAAGCAATTGATCGATTAGAACAAGAAGGAATGAAAGTTAATCACGCTCAAATTCGATTAATTCATCCATTCCCGACAGAAGAAATTTTGCCGTTAATTGAATCAACGAAACATGTGTTAGTAGTAGAAAACAATGCAACAGGTCAGCTTGCCAATATTATTAAAATGAACGTAGGCTACCCGCAAAAAATTAAAAGTCTGTGTAAATATGACGGGAATCCATTCCAGCCACATCATATTTATACAAGTAGCAAGGAGCTGTTTTAA
- the spoVS gene encoding stage V sporulation protein SpoVS, whose product MEVLKVSAKSNPNSVAGALAGVLRERGAAEIQAIGAGALNQAVKAVAIARGFVAPSGVDLICIPAFTDILIDGEERTAIKLIVEPR is encoded by the coding sequence ATGGAAGTATTAAAAGTTTCGGCAAAATCCAATCCTAATTCTGTAGCTGGTGCACTTGCCGGTGTTCTGCGTGAAAGAGGTGCCGCTGAAATCCAAGCAATTGGGGCTGGAGCGCTTAATCAGGCAGTAAAAGCAGTGGCCATTGCCAGAGGGTTTGTCGCTCCTAGCGGGGTGGATCTAATTTGTATTCCTGCTTTTACCGATATCTTGATCGATGGGGAAGAACGAACAGCGATCAAATTGATTGTCGAACCACGATAG
- the cotE gene encoding outer spore coat protein CotE: MAEYREIITKSVVAKGRKFTQSHHTISPPNHPSSILGCWIINHEYKAKKVGKTVEVHGIYDINVWYSHHDNTKTSVVTERVDYKDVIKLKYRDEHCFDDDEVIARVLQQPNCCEAVISKHGNKIVVHVEREFLVEVVGETKICVAVHPPGSDGDWDFDFDDDDYEELDTSFLDDEQEH, translated from the coding sequence ATGGCAGAATATAGGGAGATTATAACAAAGTCGGTCGTTGCCAAAGGCCGTAAGTTTACACAGTCTCATCACACCATTAGTCCACCGAACCATCCATCGAGCATTTTAGGCTGCTGGATCATTAACCATGAGTATAAAGCCAAAAAGGTCGGGAAAACAGTAGAAGTGCACGGAATATATGACATTAATGTCTGGTATTCTCATCACGATAATACGAAAACATCGGTCGTCACAGAGAGGGTCGACTATAAAGATGTGATTAAACTTAAATATCGCGATGAACATTGCTTCGATGATGACGAGGTCATAGCAAGAGTGTTACAGCAGCCAAATTGTTGTGAAGCTGTTATTTCGAAGCATGGAAATAAAATCGTTGTGCACGTAGAAAGAGAGTTTTTGGTTGAAGTCGTTGGTGAAACGAAAATTTGTGTAGCTGTTCATCCGCCTGGCTCTGATGGTGACTGGGATTTTGATTTTGATGATGATGACTATGAAGAATTGGATACATCATTTCTCGATGATGAACAAGAGCATTAA
- a CDS encoding TIGR00282 family metallophosphoesterase: MKILFVGDVVGSPGREMVSEYLPMLKKKYRPECTIVNGENAAAGRGITQKIYRQFLNDGADAVTLGNHAWDNKEIFEFIDEAKQLVRPANFPEGTPGKGLIFVKQAGLEVAVINIQGRTFMPPLDCPFTAVEMLVEEARKRTPFIFVDVHAEATSEKQAIGWLLDGKVSAVVGTHTHVQTADHRVLPKGTAYLSDVGMTGPYDSILGMEKEAVLKKFLTSLPVRFEVPKSGRTQLSACLIELDRKTGLAKTIDPILINDDHPFIAE, encoded by the coding sequence ATGAAAATATTATTTGTAGGCGATGTAGTTGGTTCTCCAGGGCGAGAAATGGTCAGTGAATATTTACCGATGCTTAAAAAGAAGTACCGTCCTGAATGCACAATTGTAAATGGTGAAAATGCGGCTGCAGGACGAGGGATTACACAGAAAATCTACCGTCAATTTTTAAATGATGGAGCGGACGCAGTCACATTAGGGAATCACGCTTGGGACAATAAAGAGATATTTGAATTTATTGATGAAGCGAAGCAGCTTGTGAGACCGGCGAATTTCCCGGAAGGTACACCTGGTAAAGGGCTGATCTTTGTGAAGCAAGCGGGACTAGAGGTTGCCGTGATTAACATTCAAGGGCGTACATTTATGCCTCCGTTAGATTGCCCGTTTACAGCGGTAGAAATGCTTGTAGAAGAGGCGAGAAAGCGAACTCCGTTTATTTTTGTAGACGTTCATGCGGAAGCTACTAGTGAAAAGCAAGCGATAGGTTGGCTTTTAGACGGGAAAGTATCGGCTGTTGTAGGTACACATACTCATGTTCAGACAGCGGATCATCGGGTATTGCCAAAAGGAACGGCCTATTTATCAGATGTTGGAATGACAGGGCCTTACGACAGCATTTTAGGGATGGAAAAAGAAGCTGTACTAAAAAAATTCCTGACTAGTTTACCTGTTAGGTTTGAAGTGCCAAAGAGCGGCCGCACTCAACTTAGTGCTTGCCTCATTGAGCTAGATCGCAAAACAGGTCTAGCAAAAACAATTGATCCGATCCTCATTAACGACGATCATCCGTTTATTGCAGAATAA
- a CDS encoding RicAFT regulatory complex protein RicA family protein yields the protein MTLYTKDDIVARAKELAQMISETEEVAFFKEAESKIHENQKVREKIASLKSLQKQAVNFQHYGKIEALKMVEEKIQKIEQELDEIPVVQQFKESQVEVNEILQIVASSISNTVTDHIIESTGGDLLRGETGAQVKNSQPGSCS from the coding sequence ATGACGTTATACACGAAAGACGATATTGTGGCACGTGCAAAAGAGCTTGCTCAAATGATTTCTGAAACAGAGGAAGTAGCGTTCTTTAAAGAAGCTGAGTCAAAAATTCATGAAAATCAAAAGGTTCGCGAAAAAATTGCAAGTCTAAAAAGCTTACAAAAACAAGCGGTGAACTTTCAGCATTACGGAAAGATCGAAGCCTTAAAAATGGTGGAAGAAAAAATTCAAAAAATTGAACAAGAATTAGATGAAATTCCAGTTGTACAACAATTTAAAGAATCACAAGTGGAAGTGAATGAAATTCTGCAAATTGTGGCTTCATCTATTTCTAATACGGTCACTGATCATATTATTGAATCAACTGGTGGAGATTTGCTTCGTGGTGAGACTGGTGCTCAGGTGAAAAACAGTCAGCCTGGAAGCTGCAGTTAA